A region of Bifidobacterium adolescentis ATCC 15703 DNA encodes the following proteins:
- a CDS encoding ABC transporter permease: MTAVLTSGAHAKRAGSSAISFAAHRRELGTIAVSIPFFAYTACFLLAPTVIVIVGAFQSADGSFTVANFNKLFEANTIAAFGTSILVSVASAVIGAIVGALASYALVIGSKPNGLLRRMISAISSVLAQFGGVMLAFAFIATIGINGVGTMLIKQLTGYVVNPNWLSSLPGLITIYCYFQIPLMIIIFLPAVDSIRPQWREATESLGGNTFQYWTRVAGPILAPRFISAFLLLFASAFSAYATAAALFSQRSILVPLMIQGAMRNEMDPNQQGFAQVLAFAMIVVVAVVMMISHAVEKRAGRWQ, from the coding sequence ATGACCGCAGTGCTTACCTCAGGAGCTCACGCCAAGCGCGCGGGCTCCTCCGCCATCTCGTTTGCCGCGCATAGGCGTGAACTCGGCACCATCGCCGTGTCCATCCCGTTCTTCGCCTACACCGCGTGCTTCCTGCTCGCCCCGACGGTCATCGTCATCGTGGGCGCCTTCCAATCCGCCGACGGCAGCTTCACCGTGGCGAACTTCAACAAACTTTTCGAAGCGAACACCATCGCCGCATTCGGCACATCGATACTCGTATCGGTCGCATCCGCGGTCATCGGCGCCATCGTGGGCGCGCTCGCCAGCTACGCCCTCGTCATCGGCTCCAAGCCGAACGGCCTGCTGCGCCGCATGATTTCGGCCATCTCGTCGGTACTCGCCCAATTCGGCGGCGTGATGCTGGCGTTCGCGTTCATCGCCACCATCGGCATCAACGGCGTGGGCACCATGCTCATCAAACAGCTGACCGGCTACGTGGTGAATCCGAACTGGCTCAGCTCGCTGCCGGGCCTGATCACCATCTACTGCTACTTCCAGATTCCGCTGATGATCATCATCTTCCTGCCCGCGGTCGATTCCATCCGCCCGCAGTGGCGCGAAGCCACGGAAAGCCTCGGCGGCAACACCTTCCAATACTGGACGCGCGTGGCCGGCCCGATTCTGGCGCCGCGATTCATCTCCGCGTTCCTGCTGCTGTTCGCGTCCGCGTTCTCCGCATACGCCACGGCCGCCGCGCTGTTCTCCCAGCGTTCGATCCTCGTGCCGCTGATGATCCAAGGCGCGATGCGCAACGAAATGGACCCGAACCAGCAAGGCTTCGCGCAGGTGCTCGCCTTCGCCATGATCGTCGTCGTGGCGGTGGTCATGATGATCAGCCACGCCGTGGAAAAGAGGGCCGGACGATGGCAGTGA
- a CDS encoding lysophospholipid acyltransferase family protein: MASKGKPSPRSAVKPLSDEQVAKLAQKHHLVDPTHDFPTGPRKANTTEIEAQNPKATHRLLTGCDVVLRNHSKVKAWGLEHVPETGPFITAATHVTMYDVFVPMVSMFHQGRRPRYMAKAEMAKWPLIGKWFQLVGMQPVQRRAGKAKAIEETSVEILTSGRPLTVWPEGTVTRDPQKWPMSMKNGVGVIALESSRRLGYQVPLYCAVTWGAASINHWWPWPRKNVVMCYDEALDYADLLDGCDSWGDEVPTDRADELTRRIRVRMTEIMAEIRGEQAPDGYWDYRTMSRVKD; this comes from the coding sequence ATGGCATCCAAAGGAAAACCGTCGCCGCGCTCCGCAGTGAAGCCGCTGAGCGACGAGCAAGTCGCAAAACTCGCGCAGAAGCATCATCTTGTAGACCCGACCCACGATTTCCCGACCGGTCCGCGCAAAGCCAACACCACGGAAATCGAAGCGCAGAACCCCAAAGCCACGCATCGCCTGCTGACCGGCTGCGACGTGGTGCTGCGCAATCACAGCAAAGTGAAGGCCTGGGGCTTGGAACACGTGCCGGAAACCGGCCCGTTCATCACCGCCGCCACGCATGTGACCATGTACGACGTGTTCGTGCCGATGGTCTCGATGTTCCATCAGGGCCGCCGCCCGCGCTACATGGCCAAGGCGGAAATGGCCAAATGGCCGCTGATCGGCAAATGGTTCCAGCTGGTCGGCATGCAGCCGGTGCAGCGCCGCGCGGGCAAGGCCAAAGCCATCGAGGAAACGTCCGTGGAAATCCTCACTTCCGGCCGCCCGCTGACCGTATGGCCGGAAGGCACCGTGACGCGCGATCCGCAGAAATGGCCGATGAGCATGAAAAACGGCGTGGGCGTGATCGCCCTCGAATCCTCACGCCGACTCGGCTACCAGGTGCCGCTGTACTGTGCCGTGACCTGGGGCGCGGCCAGCATCAACCACTGGTGGCCGTGGCCGCGCAAGAACGTGGTGATGTGCTACGACGAAGCGCTCGACTACGCGGACCTGCTTGACGGCTGCGATTCCTGGGGAGACGAAGTGCCGACGGACCGCGCCGACGAACTCACCCGACGCATCCGCGTGCGCATGACCGAAATCATGGCCGAAATCCGCGGCGAACAGGCACCTGACGGCTACTGGGACTACCGCACCATGAGTCGCGTGAAAGACTGA
- the murA gene encoding UDP-N-acetylglucosamine 1-carboxyvinyltransferase: MSDNKNDILHVEGGKPLNGTIKVRGAKNFVSKAMVAALLAPGTSVLKNVPEIRDVHVVSDLLRLHGVDVTVDGANGVVTIDATNVQLADVADVDTLSGSSRIPILFSGPLLHRLGEAFIPALGGCNIGGRPIDFHLETLRKLGANVDKEHKDGIHITAPNGLHGAKIHLPYPSVGATEQTLLAAVLAEGKTELSGAAIEPEIMDLVSVLQKMGAIISVDVDRTFRIEGVKELKGYTHTSLTDRIEAASWASAALATHGDIFVKGATQPEMMTFLNVFRKIGGEFDITDKGIRFWHPGGDLKPVAIETDVHPGFMTDWQQPLVVALTQANGLSIVHETVYENRFGFTKPLVQMGATIQLYRECLGSLPCRFQQRNYKHSAVIFGPTPLTGRDIDVPDLRGGFSHLIAALAAKGPSNVQGISLIDRGYADFRGKLEALGADFD, translated from the coding sequence GTGTCTGACAATAAGAACGACATTCTGCACGTCGAAGGCGGCAAGCCGCTGAACGGCACCATCAAGGTGCGCGGCGCGAAGAACTTCGTAAGCAAGGCCATGGTCGCCGCATTGCTGGCCCCGGGCACATCCGTGCTGAAGAACGTTCCGGAAATCCGCGACGTGCACGTGGTGTCCGACCTGCTGCGCCTGCACGGCGTGGACGTGACCGTGGACGGCGCGAACGGCGTGGTGACGATCGACGCCACCAACGTGCAACTCGCCGACGTGGCCGACGTGGACACGCTGTCCGGCTCGTCCCGCATTCCGATTCTGTTCTCCGGCCCGCTGCTGCACCGTCTGGGCGAAGCGTTCATTCCGGCGCTCGGCGGCTGCAACATCGGCGGTCGTCCGATTGACTTCCATCTGGAAACCCTGCGCAAGCTCGGCGCGAACGTCGACAAGGAACACAAGGACGGCATTCACATCACCGCTCCGAACGGTCTGCATGGCGCGAAGATCCACCTGCCGTACCCGTCCGTGGGCGCCACCGAGCAGACACTGCTCGCCGCCGTGCTCGCCGAAGGCAAGACCGAGCTTTCCGGCGCCGCCATCGAACCTGAGATCATGGATCTGGTGAGCGTGCTGCAGAAGATGGGCGCCATCATCTCCGTGGACGTGGACCGCACGTTCCGCATCGAAGGTGTCAAGGAGCTCAAGGGCTACACGCACACGTCTCTGACCGACCGCATCGAGGCCGCCTCCTGGGCGTCCGCCGCGCTCGCCACCCATGGCGACATCTTCGTCAAGGGCGCCACCCAGCCGGAAATGATGACCTTCCTGAACGTGTTCCGCAAGATCGGCGGCGAATTCGACATCACCGACAAGGGCATCCGATTCTGGCATCCGGGCGGAGATCTGAAGCCGGTGGCCATCGAAACCGACGTGCACCCGGGCTTCATGACCGACTGGCAGCAGCCGCTCGTGGTGGCGCTGACCCAGGCCAACGGCCTTTCCATCGTGCATGAGACCGTGTATGAGAACCGTTTCGGCTTCACCAAGCCGCTGGTGCAGATGGGCGCCACGATTCAGCTGTACCGCGAATGCCTCGGCTCCCTGCCGTGCCGCTTCCAACAGCGCAACTACAAGCATTCCGCGGTCATCTTCGGACCGACCCCGCTGACCGGCCGTGACATCGACGTGCCGGATCTGCGCGGCGGCTTCAGCCACCTGATCGCGGCGCTCGCCGCCAAGGGGCCGTCCAACGTGCAGGGCATCTCCCTGATTGACCGTGGCTACGCCGACTTCCGTGGCAAGTTGGAGGCTCTCGGCGCAGATTTCGACTGA
- a CDS encoding CPBP family intramembrane glutamic endopeptidase, producing the protein MTFPQQPQQPQYPQYPQGPAPQYPQSQFPQQLQQPNRNPFFEWLQRAKRDFSRIGASLCLMVIIWYAGVFLLKGVVRAVAGGVGAGGDMPNWMTFLISDVPLYLIAMPVAVVLMGKSTVIETRKFNMKPGMFFKLLLMCLPMMWVGSMVGSMLSLALSDGEATNRVADLAMQTNIWNVVFLVILGPIFEEWMFRKQLIDHTRKYGEKTAILLSGLAFGLFHMNLFQFFYAFLLGVMFGYIYMRTSKLRYSTAMHMIINFNGGVLAPWILTRVDLDQLDKVSQAAENGNVAAMEQWASQNATGLAIMLVYFLLYGAVILAGFVLLIRNFRKAEFYIAPEELPRGTGARTVYGNVGMITFIVLTVLLTAISLFL; encoded by the coding sequence ATGACGTTTCCGCAACAACCGCAACAGCCGCAGTACCCCCAGTATCCGCAGGGACCGGCACCGCAATATCCGCAATCGCAATTCCCGCAGCAGCTCCAGCAGCCGAATCGCAATCCGTTCTTCGAATGGCTTCAGCGGGCGAAACGCGACTTTTCGCGCATCGGCGCAAGCCTGTGCCTGATGGTGATCATCTGGTACGCGGGCGTCTTCCTGCTCAAAGGCGTGGTGCGCGCGGTCGCGGGCGGTGTAGGCGCCGGCGGCGATATGCCGAATTGGATGACGTTCCTCATTTCCGACGTGCCGCTGTATCTGATCGCCATGCCGGTCGCGGTGGTGCTCATGGGCAAATCGACCGTCATCGAAACCCGCAAATTCAACATGAAACCGGGCATGTTCTTCAAGCTGCTGCTCATGTGCCTGCCGATGATGTGGGTCGGCAGCATGGTCGGCAGTATGCTGTCGCTGGCGCTTTCCGACGGTGAAGCCACGAACCGCGTAGCCGATCTTGCCATGCAGACGAACATCTGGAATGTCGTGTTCTTGGTGATTCTTGGCCCGATTTTCGAAGAATGGATGTTCCGCAAGCAGCTCATCGACCACACTCGCAAATACGGAGAGAAAACGGCGATTCTGCTGTCCGGCCTTGCGTTCGGACTGTTCCACATGAACCTGTTCCAGTTCTTCTATGCGTTCCTGCTGGGAGTCATGTTCGGCTACATCTACATGCGCACCAGCAAACTGCGCTATTCGACGGCCATGCACATGATCATCAACTTCAACGGCGGCGTGCTCGCGCCGTGGATTCTGACGCGCGTCGACCTGGACCAGCTGGACAAGGTGTCTCAGGCCGCGGAAAACGGCAATGTGGCGGCGATGGAACAGTGGGCGTCGCAGAACGCCACCGGGCTGGCGATCATGCTCGTCTATTTCCTGCTGTACGGTGCCGTGATTCTCGCCGGATTCGTGCTGCTGATCCGTAACTTCAGGAAAGCCGAATTCTACATCGCGCCGGAGGAGCTGCCGCGTGGGACCGGCGCCAGAACCGTGTACGGCAACGTCGGCATGATCACGTTCATCGTGCTCACGGTGCTGCTGACGGCGATCAGTCTGTTCCTATAG
- a CDS encoding D-alanine--D-alanine ligase family protein, giving the protein MAKKRIVVMYGGKADEHSISCISAASALRALDTDKFEAIPVGITKDGKWIVNGENPLGWSLDEGLPTVEKTPGAKDVVLEVALGQDGFFAREDDGTMTPFGHVDAVFPVLHGPYGEDGTIQGLFEMMGVPYVGCGVLASAACMDKHYTKVLLAAAGIPVAPGITLDARSFDKASEFKTDADAIMAQVSEAGLQYPLFVKPSRAGSSFGVTKVEHEGDAAELAAAVYEASRHDWRILVEQGIDAREIECAVLCPKAGEAPQASWPGEIVLDKRAEGDDQFYDFDSKYMDAAASHVEVPANLPEETLNLVRETAKKAFVAVDGAGLSRVDTFVTKDGKVMVNEINTMPGFTSISMYPKAWEATGVRYTDLITKLIEGVLR; this is encoded by the coding sequence ATGGCAAAAAAGCGCATTGTGGTGATGTACGGCGGCAAGGCCGACGAGCATTCGATCTCCTGCATCTCCGCTGCGAGTGCGCTGCGCGCGCTGGACACGGACAAGTTCGAAGCCATTCCGGTGGGCATCACCAAGGACGGCAAGTGGATCGTCAACGGTGAGAATCCGCTCGGATGGAGCCTGGACGAAGGCCTGCCGACCGTGGAGAAAACCCCAGGCGCCAAGGACGTGGTGCTTGAAGTGGCTCTCGGACAGGACGGCTTCTTCGCCCGCGAGGATGACGGTACGATGACCCCGTTCGGCCATGTGGACGCGGTGTTCCCCGTGCTGCACGGGCCGTACGGCGAGGACGGTACCATCCAGGGTCTGTTCGAAATGATGGGCGTGCCGTACGTGGGGTGCGGCGTGCTCGCCTCCGCGGCCTGCATGGACAAGCATTACACGAAGGTGCTGCTCGCGGCCGCCGGCATTCCCGTCGCGCCCGGCATCACGCTCGACGCGCGTTCCTTCGACAAGGCTTCCGAATTCAAGACCGACGCCGATGCGATCATGGCGCAGGTTAGCGAAGCCGGCTTGCAGTATCCGCTGTTCGTCAAGCCGTCCCGCGCCGGTTCCAGCTTCGGCGTGACCAAGGTGGAGCATGAGGGCGATGCGGCCGAACTTGCGGCCGCCGTGTACGAGGCGTCCCGCCACGATTGGCGCATCCTCGTGGAACAGGGCATCGACGCGCGCGAAATCGAATGCGCAGTATTGTGTCCGAAGGCTGGCGAAGCGCCGCAGGCCAGCTGGCCGGGCGAAATCGTGCTCGACAAGCGCGCCGAAGGCGACGACCAGTTCTACGACTTCGACAGCAAGTACATGGACGCCGCCGCAAGCCACGTGGAAGTGCCCGCCAACCTGCCGGAAGAGACGCTGAACCTCGTGCGCGAAACCGCCAAGAAGGCGTTCGTCGCCGTGGACGGTGCCGGTCTGAGTCGCGTGGACACCTTCGTGACCAAGGACGGCAAGGTGATGGTCAACGAAATCAACACCATGCCGGGATTCACGTCCATCTCCATGTACCCCAAGGCATGGGAGGCCACCGGCGTGCGCTACACCGACCTGATCACCAAGCTGATCGAAGGCGTGCTGCGCTGA
- a CDS encoding NAD(P)H-dependent glycerol-3-phosphate dehydrogenase: MANVTVLGAGAWGTAFGQVLADAGNNVTMWAIEPEIVEGIRDHHHNGVRLPSVETLPSNMTATGDRAEAVANADIVIVAIAAQFARVALTEFKGLIPETALVASLMKGIERTTGKRMDEVVMETLDLPAERFAAISGPNLSKQIADREPAATVVGCANIDNARTIATACTTDYFRAFVTRDVIGLEMCGSLKNVVALAVGMARGAGYGENTAAMIETRGLAELTALGEAAGADPKTFAGLAGVGDLIATCGSPLSRNYTFGSNLGKGLSVEEATKVSNGVAEGVPTTDAVVALGKQYGVPTPLATAMSHVLDDGISCAQMLSELFGEGITEE; encoded by the coding sequence ATGGCGAATGTGACGGTACTGGGCGCTGGCGCTTGGGGAACGGCCTTCGGTCAAGTGCTTGCCGACGCGGGCAACAACGTGACCATGTGGGCCATCGAACCGGAAATCGTGGAAGGTATTCGTGACCATCACCACAACGGTGTGCGCCTGCCCAGCGTGGAAACGCTGCCCAGCAACATGACCGCCACCGGAGACCGCGCCGAAGCCGTGGCCAACGCCGACATCGTCATCGTGGCCATCGCCGCGCAGTTCGCACGCGTGGCACTGACCGAATTCAAGGGACTCATCCCCGAGACCGCGCTCGTGGCCTCCCTGATGAAAGGCATCGAACGCACCACCGGCAAACGCATGGACGAAGTCGTCATGGAAACGCTCGACCTTCCGGCGGAACGCTTCGCCGCCATTTCCGGACCGAACCTGAGCAAGCAGATCGCCGACCGTGAGCCGGCCGCGACCGTGGTCGGATGCGCGAACATCGACAACGCGCGCACCATCGCCACCGCCTGCACCACCGACTACTTCCGTGCGTTCGTGACGCGCGACGTGATCGGCTTGGAAATGTGCGGATCGCTGAAGAATGTGGTGGCGCTCGCCGTGGGCATGGCCCGTGGCGCAGGCTACGGCGAGAACACCGCGGCCATGATCGAAACCCGTGGCCTTGCCGAACTGACCGCGCTGGGCGAGGCGGCCGGAGCCGATCCGAAGACCTTCGCCGGACTTGCCGGCGTGGGCGACCTCATCGCCACCTGCGGTTCCCCGCTGAGCCGCAACTACACGTTCGGTTCCAACCTCGGCAAGGGCCTGAGCGTGGAAGAGGCCACCAAGGTGAGCAACGGCGTGGCCGAAGGCGTGCCGACCACCGACGCGGTGGTGGCGTTGGGCAAGCAGTACGGTGTGCCGACCCCGCTCGCCACGGCCATGAGCCACGTGCTGGACGACGGCATCTCCTGCGCGCAGATGCTGTCCGAACTGTTCGGCGAAGGCATCACCGAGGAGTAG
- a CDS encoding ABC transporter substrate-binding protein, with protein sequence MNALRKIAVGSLAAVLACSMAACGSGNANSTDSASNTGKTVKVDEKSAKATSISDFGGMDGLVAAAEKEGALNVIALPHDWSNYGDVISGFKKKYPKIKINEQNPNASSKEEVDAGKTNKGTDAAPDVYDLGLAVASTSTDNFASYKVQAWDKIPDSVKDKDGKYYADYTGIMSIGWNADKYGDIKSINDLTDPKFAGTVALNGKPAEAGAAFNGYLMINQLAGGDIKNLQPGLDFFKKLKDCGNLTTVDVTDGTIDSGQTGVVMDWTYNQASYQKSLKAKGVNWKFKTFKNAQVVSYYNQAINVDAPHPAAARLWEEYLYSADAQNDWFKGGANPVLLDSMKKDGTVDQTTLKNAITIDGDPVSYTNEDSTRITTWLQDNWDKTIGN encoded by the coding sequence ATGAACGCTTTGCGCAAGATCGCCGTCGGCTCGCTCGCCGCCGTGCTCGCATGCTCCATGGCCGCCTGCGGATCAGGTAACGCCAATTCCACCGATAGCGCCTCCAACACCGGTAAAACCGTGAAAGTGGACGAAAAGTCCGCAAAGGCCACTTCGATCTCCGATTTCGGCGGCATGGACGGCCTCGTGGCCGCTGCCGAAAAGGAAGGCGCGCTCAACGTGATCGCGCTTCCGCACGACTGGTCCAACTACGGTGACGTGATCAGCGGCTTCAAGAAGAAGTATCCGAAGATCAAGATCAACGAGCAGAACCCGAACGCCTCCTCCAAGGAGGAAGTGGACGCCGGCAAGACCAACAAGGGCACCGACGCCGCTCCGGACGTGTACGACCTCGGCCTGGCCGTGGCCTCCACCAGCACCGACAACTTCGCCTCGTACAAGGTGCAGGCCTGGGACAAGATCCCGGATTCCGTCAAGGATAAGGACGGCAAGTACTACGCCGACTACACCGGCATCATGTCCATCGGCTGGAACGCCGACAAGTACGGCGACATCAAGTCCATCAACGACCTGACCGACCCGAAGTTCGCCGGAACCGTGGCGCTCAACGGCAAGCCGGCCGAAGCCGGCGCCGCGTTCAACGGCTACCTGATGATCAACCAGCTGGCCGGCGGCGACATCAAGAACCTGCAGCCGGGCCTCGACTTCTTCAAGAAGCTCAAGGACTGCGGCAACCTCACCACCGTCGACGTGACCGACGGCACCATCGACTCCGGCCAGACCGGCGTGGTGATGGACTGGACCTACAACCAGGCCTCCTACCAGAAGAGCCTCAAGGCCAAGGGCGTGAACTGGAAGTTCAAGACCTTCAAGAACGCCCAGGTGGTCAGCTACTACAACCAGGCCATCAACGTGGACGCCCCGCACCCGGCCGCAGCCCGCCTGTGGGAGGAATACCTGTACAGCGCCGACGCCCAGAACGACTGGTTCAAGGGCGGCGCGAACCCGGTACTGCTCGACTCCATGAAGAAGGACGGCACCGTCGACCAGACCACCCTCAAGAACGCCATCACCATCGACGGCGATCCGGTGAGCTACACCAACGAGGATTCCACCCGCATCACCACATGGCTCCAGGACAACTGGGACAAGACCATCGGCAACTGA
- a CDS encoding ABC transporter permease: MQESQTMPPQLRAARLGKQRIVKTIILTVTLLFLFVPLVSMFLFTIRHPLSGKWSFDPWIAIFTGDGSALGADLSTLWSGLGASLALCVVTVLIMLVLLVPTMVIVHIRSRRLERAIEWVATLPLTIPAIVLVVGLGPIYRWLSADVLSTNPIWLCFAYVVLVMPFAFRALAVGLNSIDVKTLCEASRSLGASWPRVFFRVLIPNLWQSILSASFISIAVVLGEYTVASLLGRMNLQVALYQLGQSNSQISTAMSLLALLFGVILLVALDLISGAMRRNKEGDNS, from the coding sequence ATGCAGGAATCGCAAACCATGCCGCCGCAGCTGCGTGCGGCCAGACTCGGCAAGCAACGCATCGTCAAAACCATCATTCTCACGGTGACGCTGCTGTTCCTGTTCGTGCCGCTGGTGTCCATGTTCCTGTTCACCATCCGACACCCGTTGTCCGGAAAATGGAGCTTCGACCCGTGGATCGCCATCTTCACCGGCGACGGCAGCGCGCTCGGCGCCGACCTGAGCACCCTGTGGAGCGGCCTCGGCGCTTCGCTCGCGCTGTGCGTGGTGACCGTGCTGATCATGCTCGTGCTGCTCGTGCCCACCATGGTGATCGTGCACATCCGCTCGCGCAGACTGGAACGCGCCATCGAATGGGTGGCCACGCTGCCGCTGACCATTCCGGCCATCGTGCTGGTGGTTGGCCTGGGACCGATCTACCGCTGGCTGTCCGCCGACGTGCTGAGCACCAACCCGATCTGGCTGTGCTTCGCCTACGTGGTGCTGGTCATGCCGTTTGCCTTCCGCGCGCTTGCGGTGGGACTCAATTCCATCGACGTGAAGACGTTATGCGAGGCCTCACGGTCCCTCGGCGCTTCATGGCCGCGCGTATTCTTCCGCGTACTCATTCCGAACCTGTGGCAGTCGATCCTGTCCGCATCGTTCATCTCCATAGCCGTGGTGCTGGGCGAATACACCGTCGCCTCACTGCTCGGCCGTATGAACCTACAGGTCGCGCTGTACCAGCTCGGCCAATCCAATTCGCAAATCTCCACCGCAATGTCGCTGCTGGCACTGCTATTCGGCGTGATTCTGCTGGTGGCTCTCGATCTGATTTCCGGCGCGATGCGTCGGAACAAGGAAGGTGACAACTCATGA
- a CDS encoding ABC transporter ATP-binding protein yields the protein MTLAEQKAVVAHTSEAFSDTEPNVVTEAAKAVLKDSEARGGGVQMLGVDKIYPGSTVKALDDFNLEINPGEMVVLLGGSGCGKSTALRSLAGLEDIQAGRILVGGQDVTGVPVNKRDMAMVFQAYSLFPHMTALQNVEFGLEIRGVDRAERRRQAMEKLELVGLADQAKKYTQQMSGGQQQRVALARALAVNPRVLLLDEPLSALDAKVRVQLRDEIRRIQLEAGTTTVFVTHDQEEALAVADRIGVMNHGRIEQIADPQTLYRRPGTEYVATFIGLTNRLPGIANGEEAVVFGQRVPLLDGSATDASTVLVRPENMTIELTDDADAVHGAGELGRVEMVHFLGALARVDVRVACAGMGGTIRVTVQLPANELPAGLAIGAQVVVAPRPIPALAV from the coding sequence ATGACTCTCGCCGAACAGAAGGCGGTGGTTGCCCATACCTCGGAAGCGTTCTCCGATACCGAACCCAACGTGGTGACCGAAGCGGCGAAGGCCGTGCTCAAGGATTCCGAAGCGCGCGGCGGCGGTGTGCAGATGCTTGGTGTAGACAAGATCTACCCCGGTTCGACCGTCAAGGCGTTGGACGATTTCAACCTGGAAATCAATCCGGGCGAAATGGTGGTGCTGCTGGGCGGCTCCGGCTGCGGCAAATCCACCGCGCTGCGCTCCCTGGCCGGGCTGGAAGACATTCAGGCCGGACGCATCCTCGTCGGCGGCCAGGACGTGACCGGCGTGCCCGTCAACAAGCGTGACATGGCCATGGTGTTCCAGGCCTACTCGCTGTTCCCGCACATGACCGCGTTGCAGAACGTGGAATTCGGCCTTGAAATCCGAGGCGTGGACCGTGCGGAACGCCGCCGCCAGGCCATGGAGAAGCTGGAACTGGTCGGACTTGCCGACCAGGCGAAAAAGTACACGCAGCAGATGTCCGGCGGCCAGCAGCAGCGCGTGGCCCTGGCCCGTGCGCTGGCCGTGAACCCGCGCGTGCTGCTGCTCGACGAGCCGCTGTCCGCATTGGACGCCAAAGTGCGCGTGCAGCTGCGCGACGAAATCCGCCGCATCCAACTCGAAGCCGGCACCACCACCGTGTTCGTGACCCACGACCAGGAAGAAGCCCTTGCCGTGGCCGACCGCATCGGCGTGATGAACCACGGCCGCATCGAGCAGATCGCCGACCCGCAGACGCTGTACCGCCGCCCCGGCACGGAATACGTGGCCACCTTCATCGGCCTGACCAACCGTCTGCCGGGAATCGCCAACGGTGAGGAGGCCGTGGTGTTCGGCCAGCGCGTCCCGCTGCTGGACGGTTCCGCCACCGACGCCTCCACGGTGCTGGTACGCCCCGAGAACATGACGATCGAACTGACCGACGATGCCGATGCCGTCCACGGAGCCGGCGAACTTGGCCGCGTGGAGATGGTGCATTTCCTCGGCGCGCTGGCCCGCGTGGACGTGCGCGTAGCCTGCGCAGGCATGGGTGGCACGATTCGCGTCACCGTGCAGCTGCCGGCCAACGAGCTGCCCGCAGGACTTGCGATCGGAGCGCAGGTCGTGGTCGCGCCTCGGCCGATTCCGGCGCTCGCCGTCTGA
- a CDS encoding mechanosensitive ion channel family protein, translated as MDPVEILMHWLAKNYSKLILLAVVLIVAALIDKALTKVVRRMLDKSQVPNASIFVNILRVVVWVFAIGTLLQPVFGINPTTLFTALGIGGLAVSLGLKDTIANVIGGFGLMLGRVIQPGDYVKVAGITGTVKDINWRQTIVRERNGNEMVIPNSILNTASLEKLDPSNECLVSVPFTAKAGVDVERMKADIVSTVEHATVGLANPQYKPVVKLNGFTPYGIDGTIYAFAKNDLLLSTMADAVAQSIAHADYLEHRAVGSGE; from the coding sequence ATGGATCCAGTTGAAATTCTCATGCACTGGCTTGCCAAAAACTACAGCAAGCTCATCCTGCTCGCCGTCGTGCTCATCGTCGCCGCGCTTATCGACAAGGCGCTCACCAAGGTGGTGCGCCGCATGCTCGACAAATCGCAGGTGCCGAACGCATCCATCTTCGTCAACATCCTGCGCGTGGTGGTGTGGGTGTTCGCCATCGGCACGCTGCTGCAACCGGTGTTCGGCATCAATCCGACCACCCTGTTCACGGCGCTTGGCATCGGCGGTCTTGCGGTTTCGCTGGGTTTGAAGGATACGATCGCCAATGTGATCGGCGGCTTCGGGCTTATGCTTGGCCGCGTCATCCAGCCGGGCGATTACGTCAAGGTGGCCGGCATCACCGGCACCGTCAAGGACATCAATTGGCGTCAGACCATCGTGCGCGAGCGCAACGGCAACGAGATGGTCATTCCGAATTCCATTCTGAACACCGCCTCGCTGGAGAAGCTTGACCCGTCGAACGAGTGCCTGGTGTCGGTGCCGTTCACCGCGAAGGCGGGCGTGGATGTGGAGCGTATGAAGGCCGACATCGTCAGCACCGTGGAACATGCGACCGTGGGGCTTGCCAACCCGCAATACAAGCCGGTGGTGAAGCTCAACGGCTTCACCCCGTACGGCATCGACGGCACGATCTACGCGTTCGCGAAAAACGACCTGCTGCTGTCCACGATGGCGGATGCGGTGGCGCAGTCGATCGCGCATGCCGATTATCTTGAGCACCGCGCGGTCGGCAGCGGCGAATAG